The following proteins are encoded in a genomic region of Oncorhynchus gorbuscha isolate QuinsamMale2020 ecotype Even-year linkage group LG11, OgorEven_v1.0, whole genome shotgun sequence:
- the LOC124047610 gene encoding proline-rich protein 35-like produces MSKEGHACKVTSVCKHKERKPKKPHYIPRPWGKPYNYKCFQCPFTCMEKSHLYNHMKYSLCKNSLSLLIESDWPYKKGNLLHPDQIRPLQQAHCLRAAAGKEEPEPSTGTEERPRQRRAVEEDRDNGQSPAGEEERGQGEGAEVNGMTRESSNNRNSSEGTTKRASKGPEPELLMADMFSLEDQLLRARTVEVEAQLKHYKLSKTCLTAPGLLSEQWRLLATSQTKAKSESAQPRVGSSIPCYPLPPGLVDYQDPTGLNLSVLGVGYPLSPSLFSYVNSMNTIPTPTTNVNTPTHAQLAQLPFLASAAQLMQPASGAHHPADRSLLPPHFYYPFLCEHAFGAASAQSDISKGLKTSVNGLEPNSSYQPKINLWKVPALRPGTPTTSPAAWVSPQRESPDPSYRTGDKFEAAAKEGKTSWGLKRTGATLGTHKSPVEKRPALGFTLDLLKNIHKTKPTEKLLHSSFTHAQSEAQPAEQWYTDPPASPVSDSPSLPRCRRPSSRDSTTGQGTGEASSEPTSAAALLSDLSKALQEYQEAERKIAHLEKEDLPAQGHLWEHLNKIRSELSHIHHALERTARQSEGPLDLSVKKEHPGVTNVVATGDQGLEGASVKDDITMETEEEDEETKERDEEEKENERRKEAMKASLESRKQSLDVLIKMSQVGVKTEVLSSGGLGLRPSQAEGLWPGRTTKCEADSSVLLCPDGRPLTVFNDFPTFSTKNSKRPPSIKQLREPQCPPSPLTTIDS; encoded by the exons ATGTCCAAGGAGGGTCACGCGTGCAAGGTGACCTCCGTGTGCAAGCACAAGGAGCGCAAGCCCAAGAAGCCCCACTACATCCCACGGCCATGGGGCAAACCATACAACTATAAGTGCTTCCAGTGCCCCTTCACCTGCATGGAGAAGTCCCATCTCTACAACCACATGAAGTACAGCCTGTGCAAGAACTCCCTGTCCCTGCTCATTGAGTCTGACTGGCCCTATAAGAAGGGCAACCTGCTGCACCCAGACCAGATCCGGCCCCTTCAGCAGGCACACTGCCTCCGGGCCGCGGCTGGGAAAGAGGAGCCCGAGCCCTCCACAGGGACCGAGGAGAGGCCCCGGCAGCGGCGTGCagtggaggaggacagagacaatGGACAGAGtccggcaggagaggaggagaggggacagggagaaggGGCTGAAGTCAATGGGATGACCAGAGAGAGCTCCAATAACAGGAATTCTTCAGAAGGGACGACCAAGAGAGCAAGTAAAGGGCCTGAACCTGAGCTGCTGATGGCCGATATGTTCTCTTTGGAGGACCAACTTCTGCGGGCACGTACTGTGGAGGTGGAAGCCCAGCTGAAGCACTACAAGTTGTCCAAGACGTGCCTGACAGCCCCCGGGCTGCTGTCGGAGCAGTGGCGTCTGCTGGCCACCAGCCAAACCAAGGCCAAATCCGAGAGTGCCCAGCCTAGAGTGGGCAGCTCCATCCCTTGCTACCCTCTTCCACCTGGCCTGGTGGACTACCAGGATCCCACGGGACTCAACTTGTCTGTACTCGGAGTGGGCTACCCCCTGAGCCCCAGCCTCTTCTCCTATGTGAACTCAATGAACACAATCCCCACGCCTACCACCAATGTTAATACCCCAACTCATGCGCAGCTAGCCCAGCTCCCCTTCCTGGCATCGGCCGCTCAGCTCATGCAACCGGCATCCGGTGCACACCACCCTGCCGACCGGAGCCTCCTGCCACCCCACTTCTACTACCCCTTCCTCTGTGAGCATGCCTTCGGAGCAGCCTCCGCTCAGAGTGACATCAGCAAGGGGCTTAAGACCTCCGTGAATGGCCTGGAGCCCAACTCCAGTTACCAGCCCAAAATCAACTTGTGGAAGGTGCCTGCTCTGAGGCCAGGTACTCCTACCACCTCCCCTGCCGCCTGGGTGTCCCCCCAGAGAGAGTCACCAGACCCTTCCTACAGGACAGGGGACAAGTTTGAGGCTGCAGCCAAGGAGGGGAAGACAAGCTGGGGCCTCAAGAGGACAGGGGCCACCTTGGGGACCCACAAGTCCCCTGTGGAGAAGAGGCCAGCCCTTGGGTTCACCCTGGACCTCCTCAAGAACATTCACAAAACCAAACCAACAGAAAAGCTCCTCCACAGCAG TTTTACGCATGCTCAGTCTGAAGCCCAGCCAGCAGAGCAGTGGTACACAGATCCTCCCGCAAGCCCAGTCAGTGATTCGCCCTCTCTGCCGCGTTGTAGAAGACCCAGCAGCCGGGACTCTACCACTGGCCAAGGGACGGGGGAGGCATCTTCAGAACCAACATCAGCTGCTGCCCTCCTCAGCGATCTCTCCAAGGCTCTACAGGAGTACCAGGAGGCTGAACGCAAGATCGCCCACTTGGAGAAAGAAGACCTCCCTGCTCAGGGACACCTATGGGAACACCTGAACAAGATCCGCAGTGAGCTCTCCCACATTCACCATGCACTGGAGAGGACAGCTCGCCAGAGCGAAGGACCCCTGGACCTCTCGGTCAAGAAGGAACACCCTGGAGTGACCAATGTGGTTGCCACTGGCGACCAGGGCCTCGAGGGAGCCTCAGTTAAAGATGATATTACCATGGAGAccgaggaggaagatgaggagaccaaggagagggacgaggaggaaaaggagaacgAGAGGAGGAAGGAAGCGATGAAGGCTTCGTTGGAGAGTCGCAAGCAGTCTTTGGACGTGCTGATCAAGATGAGTCAGGTGGGGGTGAAGACGGAGGTCCTATCCTCAGGAGGGTTGGGGTTGAGGCCCAGCCAGGCGGAGGGTCTCTGGCCAGGCAGGACCACCAAGTGTGAGGCTGACTCCAGCGTGCTGCTTTGCCCTGATGGACGGCCCCTCACGGTCTTCAATGACTTCCCCACCTTCTCCACCAAAAACTCCAAGAGGCCCCCGTCCATCAAGCAACTACGGGAACCACAATGTCCGCCAAGCCCCTTGACCACAATAGACTCCTAA